The nucleotide window GCCGTGCGCTACGCCTGGGCCAGCAATCCAGAGGGCTCCAACCTCATCAATAGCGAGAGTTTGCCCACCTCGGTCTTCCGCACCGATGACTGGAATGATGTAGAGGTCCCCGCCGACACCGCAGCCGAGGATCGCCGCGCTCTGGGCGTGGAAATCCGCGCAATTGCCGCCGAGCGTGCCAAGCACGACCGCAAGAGCCCCGAGTACCAGGCCTTGAGCCAGAAGTTTCAAGAACTCATGACGAAGTTCAAAGCGGGTGCTCCGAAGAAGTGATGAGCTGCCGCATGGCGAAAAACACCTCTCCACGGCTTCTTTTCATTTGAAGCAGCCACGATTTGCCGATCAAGGACAACTCGTCTTTTATTCATCCTCCTTTCCACTTCTGACTCATGACTCTCACAGGCTCTCAACTCATCGCCGGACGCGAATCCGCTCCTCGTGGCCACTTTTACCATGGTGTGAACCCTGCTACTTCAGCCAAGCTGGAGCCTGCCTATGGCGACGCCACCGATCTGGAGGCCGATGAGGCACTCCAGGCCGCCGATGCCGCCTTTGATGATCTGCGCCTCGCTCCCGTGGAGACGCGTGCGGCCCTCCTGGAGGCTATCGCGGATCAAATCATGGCCCTGGGCGATGCGCTGCTGGAGCGTGCACACGCAGAGACCGGCCTGCCCATGGCACGCGTCACGGGCGAGCGCGGACGCGCCATCGGCCAGTGCAAGCTCTTCGCCGCACTCATCCGCGAGGGTTCCTGGGCAGATGCACGCATCGACCACGCAATCCCGGACCGTCAGCCTTTGCCAAAGCCGGACGTGCGCCGCGTGCTGGCCCCTATCGGCCCGGTGGTCATCTTTGGCGCATCGAATTTCCCCTTCGCCATCGGCGTCATCGGCACGGATACGGTGTGCGCACTCGCCGCAGGCTGCCCCGTCGTGGTGAAGGGCCACCCTGCCCATCCCGGCACCTGTGAGATGCTAGGCCGCGCAGTCATGGCCGCGCTGAATCAAGTGGGGCTGCCCGCAGGCTGCTTCTCCCTCCTGCATGGCAAAGGCACCGACATCGGCATGTCGCTGGTGCGTCATCCGCTGACTCAGGCCGTCGGCTTCACGGGCTCACTGCGTGGGGGCCGTGCGCTCATGGATGCGGCAGCCGCGCGGCCACACCCCATCCCCGTGTATGCCGAGATGGGCTCCATCAATCCGGTCTTTGTCCTCCCAGGGGCACTCAAAGAGCGTGCCGCCAAAATCGCGGAAGGCTACATCGGCTCCGTCACCATGGGTGTCGGCCAATTTTGCACCAATCCAGCCATCGTCCTCGGACTCAAAGGCGCAGAGCTCGATCAATTCATCCGTGATGCCGCAGC belongs to Verrucomicrobiaceae bacterium and includes:
- a CDS encoding aldehyde dehydrogenase (NADP(+)), encoding MTLTGSQLIAGRESAPRGHFYHGVNPATSAKLEPAYGDATDLEADEALQAADAAFDDLRLAPVETRAALLEAIADQIMALGDALLERAHAETGLPMARVTGERGRAIGQCKLFAALIREGSWADARIDHAIPDRQPLPKPDVRRVLAPIGPVVIFGASNFPFAIGVIGTDTVCALAAGCPVVVKGHPAHPGTCEMLGRAVMAALNQVGLPAGCFSLLHGKGTDIGMSLVRHPLTQAVGFTGSLRGGRALMDAAAARPHPIPVYAEMGSINPVFVLPGALKERAAKIAEGYIGSVTMGVGQFCTNPAIVLGLKGAELDQFIRDAAANAAKVPPQSMLHRGICEAYDAGTAVWSTIAGLELAGQSEAPASHDATQAACRIFTTQLPVLEANAELRREVFGPCSIITQCETLEDMLRFANSLEGQLTAMIHGTEQDLRDYAPLIRVIERKVGRLIFNGYATGIEVCPSMHHGGPFPAASHSFFTSIGTASIYRFVRPVCYQGFPDEALPQPLQAKNSLHAMRLVDGTLTRDDA